One genomic window of Limanda limanda chromosome 16, fLimLim1.1, whole genome shotgun sequence includes the following:
- the si:dkey-69o16.5 gene encoding alpha-aspartyl dipeptidase-like — translation MKRRLLLVSNSTLHGGGYLGHCQDNISVFFGKDVKSVLFVPYALHDRDAYTRTARDKFQTLGYQLDSIHEASDPVEAVRKAEGFFIGGGNTFRLLKSLYDNQVVSEIRRRVLEDGVPYMGSSAGTNVATVSISTTNDMPIVFPPSFSAIGLVPFNINPHYLEPEPGSRHMGETREQRITQYHEEPDTPPVLGLREGSMLLVEGNRATLLGTTKAKLFSRGRPSVEYDLGSDLSFLLTDGGPPPS, via the exons atgaagaggagactCCTGCTCGTGTCCAACTCCACCCTCCACGGTGGTGGGTACCTGGGACACTGTCAGGACAACATCTCTGTCTTCTTTGGAAA AGACGTGAAGTCGGTTCTGTTTGTCCCGTACGCTCTGCACGACAGAGACGCCTACACCAGGACGGCCCGAGACAAGTTCCAGACTCTGG GTTACCAGCTGGACAGTATCCACGAGGCCTCGGACCCTGTGGAGGCCGTGAGGAAGGCTGAGGGCTTCTTCATCG GAGGAGGGAACACCTTCCGGCTGCTGAAGAGTCTCTATGACAACCAGGTGGTGTCTGAGATCCGGAGACGGGTGCTGGAG gaCGGCGTCCCCTACATGGGCTCCAGCGCCGGCACCAACGTGGCCACCGTCAGCATCAGCACCACCAACGACATGCCCATCGTCTTCCCTCCGTCCTTCTCCGCCATCGGACTCGTGCCTTTCAACATCAACCCTCACTACCTGGAGCCCGAGCCCGGCAGCCGCCACATGGGG GAAACCAGAGAGCAGAGGATCACTCAGTACCACGAAGAACCCGACACACCTCCAGTCCTG GGTCTGAGAGAAGGTTCCATGCTGCTGGTGGAGGGAAACCGAGCCACTCTACTGGGAACCACGAAGGCCAAACTCTTCAGCAG GGGACGTCCCTCGGTGGAGTACGACCTCGGCAGCGACCTGAGCTTCCTGCTGACGGAcggcggcccccccccctcctga